The Pseudodesulfovibrio cashew genomic sequence ACTTGGCGGCGAAAGCAGTGCTGGCAATCAGGCACAGCGCCACGACGGTCAAAATGATCTTTTTCATGGATACACTCCTCATTTGATTGATCCGGAAACATTGAAATCTGGCAGCGACAAAGTCAAGAGGTTCCCGGTTTCAAGACCACAAAAAAGGCTGCCTGACGGCAGCCTTTTAAAACAAATTTTGACGGAATCAGCTAATAGCGAATTTCTTCTTCCTTGATGACTCGGAAAGACTTGTTGCCTTTGACCCGGCCAGGCAGCCCTTGGAACTTGCGAACGCCCTCCACCTCTGCCTCAAGGAGCTCGTCCTCGTCGGTGTCGAGAAGAATGATGTCGCCTTCCTGAAGGTAGAGCAACTGCCGCCCGCTGATGGTCGTCTTGCCCAGACGGACTACCATCTCCACCGGCGTCTCCATGAGACGCTCCTTGAAGCGATTGATCCAGACATGGTCCACTTCCAGCCTCTCGGACTGGAACGAGGCATGCAGCTTGGAGCGGATGGGCTCCATGGTCGCATAGGGGAGGCAGACGATAAGCGAGCCGATGGCGTTTTCCAGTTCCACCTCGAAGGTCACTACGATGACAACGTCGGAGGGCGGAACAATGGCCGCGAACTGGGGGTTGACCTCGGTGCGCACCATCTCCACGTGGACCTCATGCACCGGCTTCCAGGATTCCTCCATATTGGCCAGGGCAATCTTTACCACGCGTTCGACGATAGCCTGCTCAATGGGCGTGAAGTCGCGTCCCTCCACCTTGGGTTGGGAGCCTGCACCACCGAAGAAGTTTTCCACCAGGGCAAAGACAAGCCTGGAATCGACGACGAGCAGGGCGTTGCCGCGCAGGGGGTCCATCTTGAAAATGGAAATGGATGTCGGCACAGGCAGGGAGCGCATGAAGTCGCCGAACTTGGACATGTCGATGGAGATGGGGTTGATGTCCACCCGCTTGCGCATGGTGTTGGCCAGGGCATTGGTGCACAGGCGTGAAAAGCGATCGTTGACGATCTCGAGAACGGGCATACGGCCGCGAATGATCCGGTCCTGGTTGGCCAGATCGAACGCGACCACACCGGAGTCGTCCTCCGGTATTTCGGTCTCCGTCTCGACGTCCCCTCCGGAAAGTCCCCGGAGCAGGGCATCAACTTCATCTTGTTCGAGGATCTTGCTCATGAAAACAAAGCCTCTCTCATTGGGCCGGTTAAGTGTCCGCGCGTTTCCGGCTCGTGCCGGATTTTTGAACGCCGTTACAGACTAAAGCAAAAAGCGGACCGAAGCCCATACTATCTATTCGGCCATTGGCCCGAATCCCTTAGGGAACTGTGACACATCCCCCGCCACCATGGCAACAATGGGAGGGGAAGCTGATACCGAATTTGTCCGGAAAATGTTTAAACAAACGCTAAAATGAAAATTTAATTAAATTAAATTAAATTGTTAGAATGCCAAATAAGATAGCATGCAAAGAGTATGAGGTAAAAAGTGGAGGCAATCTGCGGTGCCGTGCGGATTTGTTAAAAATCCTATTGAGGCGCCATCTTCGACAGGTAAACCAGACGGATGGCCTTGTTGCGGGTCTGTCCCCATTGCCTGAGAGCGTCGAGAGTTTGCCGGTGCGGGTGGCCGATGGCGATGGCATGTCCCTGCTTGTGGGCAACGTTTTCCGCCTTCTTGAGTTGGAGGATGATAGCGTTCACGTCCTTGACGTTGTCGATGAATATATCGCGTTCGTAATAGGGGATATGAGCTTCCTTAGCTGTTGTTCTGCCCACGCTTTTGCCCGTGGTCATACTGTCCAGGAAGAAGAGGCCATTCCGTTTGAATTCGGCAAGGGCAACCTTCATGCCGGGCGCATCGGTGGTAAATCTGGAGCCCATATGATTGTTGACGCCGATTGCCTCGGGAATTCGGGCCACGTTCAGGGCCACACGCTGTCTGATCTGTTCAGGGGACATTTTCACGAAGAGAGCATCGTCGCCCGGATCGTATTCAGGGTAACCCTGCGGCTCCATGGGGAAGTGAATCAGCAGGTCATGCCGATTTTCCGTGACCAGTTCAGCTGATTCCCGCGTGTGGGTAGCGTTGGGCCAGACAGCGAGGGTCACGGGGAAATCAAGGGAGAGGAGACCCTTGAGGATGGGCAGATTTTCACCAATGTCGTCGATAACGACGGCCAGTTCCGGCCCTTCAGGCTCAGGGCGGGGCAGGGCCAGGGGAACGGACTCCAGCAGCAGTCTGTGTGTGGGGAGGCCGTTGATGAACAGGGCAAGTTCGTTTTTCGCACTTGGCTCCACGACCGCCTGAGGCAGTCGGCTGGCGAGGTTGGTTTTCAGATTTTTCAGGAAAAGACTGTGATTGGGGACAGCGGGGAGCTGGAGGACCTGATAGTGGTAGCCTTTGCCTTCTAACCTGCGGATTTCCACGTCCAGCAGGTCCATCTGATTCAGGCCAAGGTCCATGGCCTTCATTGTTTCGATTATCGCCAGGTCTGCCTGTTTGACCATGTCCTCCATGTCGGAGGAGGTATCTTCTTCGTAGATCCGAGGGGCCTCGGCGGGCGCAGGCGCTTCCTCAACCACGACCACGGGAGGGGGCGTTTCCTCGGTCAGCAGAAAATAGCCCAGGCCAGCCAGGGCGGCAAAGGCCAGAGTAAAGAGGAAAATCAACGGACCGGGCCGATACAGGCTGCTGAGCAACCTGTCCAACCCGGTCCTTTCGGTTTCTTTTTCTTCCTGGGAACGTTCGTCCATGGGAAGAGAATATCCTTCTTTAGATGATGTTTTTCAGTTTGGGCAGCGTCTTGACCAGTTCCAAGGCCATGCGGAGCTGATTGTCCCGCTCCAGACGGTCCTTGGCCTTTTGGGCGTCTTCGTCCGTGTCCTTTTTGCGGTCCGTTCCCTTGGAGCCGTTTTCCAGGTGATGAGTCAGGTCCTTTTCACGCACGGTGAAGCGTTCACGCATTGCCTCGTCCTCATCCTTGGTGGGAGCCACGAAGGGGATGCGGATGTCAGGCTCAATGCCTTTGGCCTGGATGGAACGGCCATTGGGGGTGTAATAGAGCGCGGTGGTCAGCTTGATGCCTGAGCCGTCGGACATGGGGATGATGGTCTGGACGGAGCCTTTGCCGAAAGAACGCTCGCCCAGGATCAGGCCGCGCTTGTGGTCCTGCAGGGCGCCTGCCACGATCTCGGAAGCGGAAGCGGATCCGGCGTTGATCAGGGTAACCATGGGCACCGAGACCTCGTCGGCGTTCTTGGAGGCGTAGAAGTCCTTGCGGGAATGCTTGGCCTTGCCCTGGATGTAGACGATGGTGCCGTCCTTGATGAAGGTGTCGGCCACGGACACGGCCTGGCCCAGGAGTCCGCCGGGGTTGTTGCGCAGGTCGAGCACGATGCCCTTGAGCTCATGCGATTTGCGGTACTCGGCGATCTTTTCGCGCATATTCTTGGTGGTGGATTCCTTGAACCCGGTCAGTCGGAGATAGAGGTAGCCGTCCTCAAGAGACTGGGACTTGACGGAAACGATGGGGATGGTGCCGCGCACGATGGCGACTTCCTCGGGCTTGTTGGAGTCCTTGTGCAGGATCACCAGATTGACCGTGGTGCCCTTTTTGCCCCGGATGCGTTTGACCGCATCCATCAGGGTCATGTCCTGGGTGGACTCGCCGTTGATTTCAAGAATGATGTCGCCAGCCAGGAGCCCCGCCTTGTAGGCAGGCGTGTCCTCGATGGGCGTGACCACGATGAGGCGGCCCTGGTCCAGGCTGATC encodes the following:
- a CDS encoding S41 family peptidase; protein product: MRVSLWIATFLLLFTLTAGPVSTQAANDDHFQALKRFSQVLDMVESSYVEPVTRKQLIDNSIKGMIEQLDPHSTYMTPEDYKDMQDQTAGKFSGIGIEISLDQGRLIVVTPIEDTPAYKAGLLAGDIILEINGESTQDMTLMDAVKRIRGKKGTTVNLVILHKDSNKPEEVAIVRGTIPIVSVKSQSLEDGYLYLRLTGFKESTTKNMREKIAEYRKSHELKGIVLDLRNNPGGLLGQAVSVADTFIKDGTIVYIQGKAKHSRKDFYASKNADEVSVPMVTLINAGSASASEIVAGALQDHKRGLILGERSFGKGSVQTIIPMSDGSGIKLTTALYYTPNGRSIQAKGIEPDIRIPFVAPTKDEDEAMRERFTVREKDLTHHLENGSKGTDRKKDTDEDAQKAKDRLERDNQLRMALELVKTLPKLKNII
- the fliM gene encoding flagellar motor switch protein FliM yields the protein MSKILEQDEVDALLRGLSGGDVETETEIPEDDSGVVAFDLANQDRIIRGRMPVLEIVNDRFSRLCTNALANTMRKRVDINPISIDMSKFGDFMRSLPVPTSISIFKMDPLRGNALLVVDSRLVFALVENFFGGAGSQPKVEGRDFTPIEQAIVERVVKIALANMEESWKPVHEVHVEMVRTEVNPQFAAIVPPSDVVIVVTFEVELENAIGSLIVCLPYATMEPIRSKLHASFQSERLEVDHVWINRFKERLMETPVEMVVRLGKTTISGRQLLYLQEGDIILLDTDEDELLEAEVEGVRKFQGLPGRVKGNKSFRVIKEEEIRY
- a CDS encoding divergent polysaccharide deacetylase family protein, whose protein sequence is MDERSQEEKETERTGLDRLLSSLYRPGPLIFLFTLAFAALAGLGYFLLTEETPPPVVVVEEAPAPAEAPRIYEEDTSSDMEDMVKQADLAIIETMKAMDLGLNQMDLLDVEIRRLEGKGYHYQVLQLPAVPNHSLFLKNLKTNLASRLPQAVVEPSAKNELALFINGLPTHRLLLESVPLALPRPEPEGPELAVVIDDIGENLPILKGLLSLDFPVTLAVWPNATHTRESAELVTENRHDLLIHFPMEPQGYPEYDPGDDALFVKMSPEQIRQRVALNVARIPEAIGVNNHMGSRFTTDAPGMKVALAEFKRNGLFFLDSMTTGKSVGRTTAKEAHIPYYERDIFIDNVKDVNAIILQLKKAENVAHKQGHAIAIGHPHRQTLDALRQWGQTRNKAIRLVYLSKMAPQ